The DNA region CACGTGAACCACAACTAAAGTTTACACACGTTCTTTGATAGTTTAGTGCTGCAGAATTCCTTTTTCTGTGATATTTGCAttctaaaaccaaaacagtttaAGACTGATCTACAAGGCTCTTAAcaatttcatttattatttggaTGTACATTTACAACAATCTGCATCTGATTTAGAAGTGGATCATATGGTTTGTGTGTCAAACCTTAATATTCAGGGTAACTACTAACTATAGCTGACGTGGTGGAGTAGAAGAAGTATGAAGTAACATAAAATAGAAGTtctcaagtacaagtacatcaaaactttacttgagtaaatttacttaaatACTTCCACCACTCTTTGGTGTCTCATAGTCCAAATTAGGCAAACATCTGACATAACCATAATTTGACATCACTTGAATGCACAATTAtgctgcatttatatatttgagcaataaaattcacaaaatttaaataaaatacaacttgcATCCTTTGCAGCAGCAAACTTGTAAAATTCACTTCTGCAGCCTTTTGAGGTAATGTACTCAACCCGCCTTCTCagacaaaaaatatacaaaattgTGGTACAAAAATGTTACCTAGGGGGAGGACGTTTTTCTCAAAGTATCCCGGCATGTTCATGTTGCCAGCTGGCCGGTACTGCCCAACCACAAAGACCATGTTGCCATTAGTGGCCATACCCACACCCAGTTCAGTGCTGTCTTTCCAAACCACCTGAGTAAAATGACCTGCAGGAAGAAACAAAGCACTGTAGTGAGGTCAAAGTGTGATGCTATTTTTGTAGCTTGACTTTAATGCACAATATTGAACTTAATGAAACTAAATTCATAGAAATGACAACATAAGGTTGATATAAACTGATTTGTATACAGAGCAACATAAATTACTaacttaatttattttcattcttatGGCATGAACCTTCTTGCTCATCTTCACATTTCAAATCTATGTCTATTAATGGACTTCCTTTGGAACGAATCAGGTGGGTTGTTTGTTACCAGTATTGCTGTTGAATCTAGGTCTGCTCCAGTTGTAATTCTTGATCTCACTGTACCACGAATCTACAGCTTCTTTCCCTAAAacatgaaatagaaaaaaatacataaaatgaaCATGATGTTGACATTTGAATTGGTAGTTCTGGTTTGAGTTGTATAGCCTAAACAAACTTGCTCtgcaataaaatataatctCAAGTTAGAGAAGGACAGTTCAGCTAACCAGCAAACTACAATGGCAAAGAAGGGTGTCTTGTAAAACACTGTGTAGCACTAGAGGagtcataaattaaaaaaattgtgTCAGGAATGTCTTTAagtttgctaatgttagctaacattagccaccataagctactggtcatatCAGAACAAGTTATACTGTAGAAGCAAAACTCCTCAGTGTAATGACATAagcaagtgtgtgttttattgttcagtaattcaacttttAATTGTAAACGGAGAGAAGTGgcatttcttcttttaaaaatgacagTCTCATTTTAATCGATCATGAACATGTAATGTAGAAAGTTTAGCACCTGAAGAAATCAGCTTTACATAAAGGACTGAATGTGATCTGTCAAGTCTGATTGAATGACTAGGCAGAAAAAAAGGATGGAAAAGAAAGGGGATGGATCTAAAATCAACCTGTCGGTTTAAAGGTTGCTGAGCTGGACTTAAAGAAGACGTTCTCTCCGTCCTTAGTGTTACTGTGCTGCAGGGTTTTGATTGACAGCAGGTGATCGGCCCATTTCTGAGCTGAAGCCGTCAACTCACTGCTAAGGGTCAACGGTGGTGTGTTGTGCTTCGCTCTGTAGGCATTATGGGCTTCCAGGAACTTCTGCTGAAAGCTTGCATCTGTAGATAAAAAGACATTATCAATTGATGAACTTTCAGCGCTTAGaggaaacatttctttttacacCAATTACTGAGGCTGACATGTTCAAACATTGTGGATTTAGACAGGATAAATCATGCCCTGTGATAATCCCAATCCTCTAAAAAGAATCCCTGAGCAGAAACGCACTAACCTGCCATTGTGTCTGTGGTTATGAAGGCTGAAAAGAAATAAGAACAGAATtaaataatcaacaataaataattaaaatccaCATGTATtctgtaaaacaaatattagcAAATGTGCTCCTGCATAGCATGGTGCTGATGAAAGGAGTCATGTCATACAGTTGAGAGCTTATCTAGCAGTAGTAAACACAAATTCCCTCCTGTGACTGCAGTAATCTCCAGCATTTACCTGGTTCAGGCTGCTTTCCTAAGGTCTGGAGGAATGTCCTGTAAAGAGACAGTTCCTGTTGCTGTCTGAAGCTAGTATTTATATCCATGAGCCAGacctctccctcctcatccGTATATAGGAGGAGACAGACACCCatcttttttgaaaatgactCATAGTGCATGCGATAATATTGTGCTGTTTTTCTGGTTCTTtggtattttcttttgtttaggGTTTGATCATGTGACCCTATTATTCCACAGATAATAGCCATGTCTACTG from Micropterus dolomieu isolate WLL.071019.BEF.003 ecotype Adirondacks unplaced genomic scaffold, ASM2129224v1 contig_13382, whole genome shotgun sequence includes:
- the LOC123966417 gene encoding Golgi-associated plant pathogenesis-related protein 1-like isoform X1, coding for MHYESFSKKMGVCLLLYTDEEGEVWLMDINTSFRQQQELSLYRTFLQTLGKQPEPAFITTDTMADASFQQKFLEAHNAYRAKHNTPPLTLSSELTASAQKWADHLLSIKTLQHSNTKDGENVFFKSSSATFKPTGKEAVDSWYSEIKNYNWSRPRFNSNTGHFTQVVWKDSTELGVGMATNGNMVFVVGQYRPAGNMNMPGYFEKNVLPLA
- the LOC123966417 gene encoding Golgi-associated plant pathogenesis-related protein 1-like isoform X2, yielding MADASFQQKFLEAHNAYRAKHNTPPLTLSSELTASAQKWADHLLSIKTLQHSNTKDGENVFFKSSSATFKPTGKEAVDSWYSEIKNYNWSRPRFNSNTGHFTQVVWKDSTELGVGMATNGNMVFVVGQYRPAGNMNMPGYFEKNVLPLA